One region of Thunnus albacares chromosome 8, fThuAlb1.1, whole genome shotgun sequence genomic DNA includes:
- the LOC122988201 gene encoding melanocortin receptor 5-like yields MNASDESSYQEEVLMGNSTWADSYSYYHQNYTLPPPLLPDKTSTSKPAACEQVHIAVEVFLILGIISLLENILVITAIVKNKNLHSPMYFFVCSLAVADMLVSVSNAWETIIIYLLNNRQLVVEDHFIRQMDNVFDSMICISVVASMCSLLAIAVDRYVTIFYALRYHNIMTVRRAGCIIGGIWTFCTGCGIIFIIYSDTTPVIICLVSMFFAMLLIMASLYSHMFMLARSHVKRIAALPGYNSIHQRASMKGAITLTILLGIFIVCWAPFFLHLILMISCPRNLYCVCFMSHFNMYLILIMCNSVIDPLIYAFRSQEMRKTFKEIICCYSLRNACTNICALTGKY; encoded by the exons CTACACCCTGCCCCCTCCACTGCTGCCAGATAAGACCAGTACGTCCAAACCTGCAGCATGTGAGCAGGTCCACATTGCTGTAGAG GTCTTTCTGATCCTGGGCATCATCTCCCTGCTCGAGAACATCCTGGTCATCACAGCCATAGTAAAGAACAAGAACCTCCACTCACCCATGTACTTCTTCGTCTGCAG TTTGGCAGTAGCTGATATGCTGGTGAGTGTGTCCAACGCCTGGGAGACCATCATCATTTACCTCCTCAACAACAGACAGCTGGTGGTGGAGGACCACTTCATCCGGCAGATGGACAATGTGTTTGACTCCATGATCTGCATCTCTGTTGTTGCATCGATGTGTAGTCTACTGGCAATTGCTGTCGACAG GTACGTCACTATCTTCTATGCACTGAGGTACCACAACATTATGACAGTGAGGAGAGCTGGCTGCATCATCGGGGGAATCTGGACCTTCTGCACGGGCTGCGggatcatcttcatcatctacTCAGACACCACCCCTGTCATCATCTGCCTGGTTTCCATGTTCTTCGCCATGCTGCTCATCATGGCCTCCCTTTACAGCCACATGTTCATGCTGGCACGCTCGCACGTCAAGCGCATCGCTGCCCTGCCCGGCTACAACTCCATCCACCAGAGGGCCAGCATGAAGGGGGCCATCACTCTGACCATTCTCCTGGGGATCTTCATCGTCTGCTGGGCTCCCTTCTTCCTCCACTTGATCCTGATGATCTCCTGTCCGCGGAACCTCTACTGCGTGTGCTTCATGTCCCACTTCAACATGTACCTCATCCTCATCATGTGCAACTCTGTGATTGACCCATTGATCTATGCCTTCAGGAGTCAGGAGATGAGGAAGACTTTTAAGGAGATCATCTGTTGTTACAGTCTAAGGAACGCCTGCACCAATATCTGTGCTCTGACGGGTAAGTACTGA